AGCTGGTCCTGATCGCCGGCCTCTCGACCGTCTCGGCCCCCGAGACGGCGCTGGCGGTCACCTTGCTCAGCCGCTTGATCCTGTCGCTGGCCGATGGCCTGTGGGGTGGGGTCGGGGTGTTGGCTGGCGTTGGCCGATCAGCTCAGCCAGGGGTGCCGCGCGACACACCAGCAAGCACCGGCTCGTCAGGCGTCGACGCGGGCGTGGACGGCGGTCCAGGGGAGAGGTAGCCGGACGTTGGCGATGGCCGCCTGCACGGAGACGAACCGCAGGAAGCCCGGTGTGCCCCAGTGGTTGAAGTGCCCGGGCGTGTTGCCGAACGAGGACACGTGCCGGCCAGTCAGGAAGTTGCCCATCCGGAATAGCGGCTCCCGCGGAACGGTCAGGACCAGGTGCCGCTTGGACACGCGGGCCATCTCGGCCAGCCCCGACCAGGGGTGGGTGAGGTGCTCACAGACCTCCACGGCCACGACCAGATCGAAGCTGTCGTCCTCGAACTGCAGATCGTGTGCGTCCCCCTCGAGGAACTCGACGCCCGACCGCTTCTCCCACTCGCGGCGGAGGTCGGGGTCGGGGAGGTCCAGGGCGGTGACGCTGGCCTCGGGGAAGCGGTCGCGCAGACGCTCGGCAATCTCACCCTCGCCACAGCCGACTTCCAGGATCCGGGTGATGGGACCTTCGTCGGCGACGGCATCGAAGAGCTCGTCCAGTGCGACCAGGAAGCGCTTGGTGAGGAAGCGGATGGCGACGTTGCCGCCCTCGTACTTGTTGTAGTGGTTGCCGGTGACGATCTCGTCGGTGGTCGTGGCGCTCATCCGGACAAGACTACTGGTCCCCCCGTCGCTGACCCGACCGTCAGGTCGGCCCTCCAGACAGGAGCACGAGCACGACGAGCAGGGCGACGATCGCCACCACGGCGACACCGATCAGCAGGCGCGGGGACGACGCGTCGGCCGTCGGAGGGTCGGGCGTCGAAGGGTCGGGCGGCCGGGAGGCCTCCGGCGTCGCGATCGTGGACTTCTTCGCCTCCTCGCGAACAACTCCACGATCGCGCACCACCGGCTCCTGGTCGGCTGGAGCAGGGTCGGAGCGGTCAGCGGCCAACCGACCGCCGTCGGCAGCCTCCGCAGGCGAGCTGGCCGGCCGCCGTGGCGTCCGCTTCGGCCCGGGGTGACCGGCGTCGCCTGGGACCCGTGGCCAGCCGCGCGGACCCCCAGCCATGCGGCCACCCGGAGCCCGGCTGGGGCCGATCAACGGTGACTCCTCCGACATCGCCGCTCACCGTACCGGTCAGGATCCAAGAAGCGTTACCCCGGGGCCGTTGGATATCGTGCCGAGCATGACCACAGATGCGGAGACCAGCGGGTTCAGCACGCGCGAGCGAGAGGCGATGCGAGCGCGGGCCGAGGAGCTCAAGGCCGAACGAGGTGGGAAGAAGAAGGCCGACGAGCTGCAGAAGTGCCTGGACGCCATCGCGGCCATGGACGACGACGACCGGCGAATCGCCGAACGGGTGCACGCAATCGTCCTCCGGGTCGCTCCGCACCTGCACATCAAGACCTGGTACGGCTTCCCCGCCTACGCCGACGGCAAGGACGTCGTGTGCTTCTTCA
The sequence above is a segment of the Euzebya tangerina genome. Coding sequences within it:
- a CDS encoding class I SAM-dependent methyltransferase, whose product is MSATTTDEIVTGNHYNKYEGGNVAIRFLTKRFLVALDELFDAVADEGPITRILEVGCGEGEIAERLRDRFPEASVTALDLPDPDLRREWEKRSGVEFLEGDAHDLQFEDDSFDLVVAVEVCEHLTHPWSGLAEMARVSKRHLVLTVPREPLFRMGNFLTGRHVSSFGNTPGHFNHWGTPGFLRFVSVQAAIANVRLPLPWTAVHARVDA